One Alicyclobacillus acidoterrestris DNA window includes the following coding sequences:
- a CDS encoding IS256 family transposase codes for MYQTNKELLAAQLEMEMSKFIQERLELIMREEIHNFLTVEHPELKNSRNGYYTRTLDTRFGRIEDLHVPRDREGEFQTSIFEPYSRRDAWLEETIIAMYKGGMSTREVGQFIERMLGVQYSPTTISNITNIVLQDVDAWRKRPLKRRYSVVYMDGMYVALKRDTVDNESIYVVMGIDEDGHREILGYYVGGTESATSCREIFNDLRARGLEEILIGVADGLTGLQEAFLSVYPKADFQRCVVHKLRNIIVKVRAKDKATVLADLKGVYSSETYEEALGCFRQFESKWNAKYPREVQSWREDLDNLLVFYKYPAAIRYAIYTTNAIERTIKEIRKRVKPMNSIANLEAAEKIVYLFATGYNEKWSKRALRGFADTGTQKRLREMFAERYGTEETK; via the coding sequence TTGTATCAGACTAACAAAGAGTTGCTTGCCGCACAACTGGAAATGGAAATGTCGAAGTTCATCCAAGAGCGTTTGGAGCTCATTATGCGTGAGGAGATCCACAACTTCCTGACGGTAGAGCATCCGGAATTGAAGAACAGTCGCAACGGATATTACACGAGGACGCTGGATACACGGTTTGGGCGGATTGAGGATTTACATGTTCCTCGAGACCGGGAAGGTGAGTTTCAAACCAGCATATTTGAGCCGTATAGTCGGCGAGATGCTTGGTTGGAAGAAACCATCATCGCAATGTACAAGGGCGGTATGAGTACGCGTGAGGTGGGGCAATTCATTGAACGGATGCTTGGTGTTCAATACTCGCCGACCACCATTAGCAACATCACGAATATCGTATTACAGGATGTAGATGCTTGGCGCAAGCGCCCCTTAAAACGACGGTACTCTGTCGTGTACATGGATGGGATGTATGTGGCGCTCAAGCGGGATACCGTGGACAACGAATCCATCTATGTCGTGATGGGAATTGATGAGGATGGACACCGAGAAATCCTTGGCTACTATGTGGGTGGCACGGAGAGCGCTACATCTTGCCGAGAGATTTTCAATGATCTGCGTGCGCGTGGGCTTGAGGAAATCCTGATTGGTGTAGCAGATGGGTTGACCGGACTGCAGGAAGCCTTCTTATCCGTCTACCCGAAGGCCGATTTCCAACGCTGTGTTGTTCACAAATTACGCAACATCATTGTGAAAGTCCGAGCCAAGGACAAGGCAACGGTTCTTGCGGATTTGAAGGGCGTATATTCCAGTGAGACCTACGAGGAAGCGCTAGGATGCTTCAGGCAATTCGAGAGCAAGTGGAACGCGAAGTACCCACGTGAGGTGCAGTCGTGGCGAGAGGACTTGGACAACCTCCTGGTCTTCTATAAGTACCCTGCAGCGATACGGTATGCTATCTATACGACTAACGCGATCGAGCGGACAATTAAGGAAATCCGCAAGAGAGTCAAGCCAATGAATAGCATCGCGAACCTTGAGGCGGCTGAGAAGATCGTGTATCTGTTCGCAACAGGCTATAACGAGAAATGGTCGAAACGCGCCTTGCGGGGATTTGCGGATACAGGTACCCAGAAGCGCCTCCGTGAGATGTTTGCTGAAAGGTACGGTACTGAGGAAACGAAATAA
- a CDS encoding pirin family protein, whose protein sequence is MIEVYPADSRFHAEHDWLRSNFSFSFGPYYNPDNTRFGPMRVLNDDFIAPQKGFGAHPHSDMEVVSIVLTGKLRHQDNLGNVGVTSWGEIQRMTAGRGIIHTEYSASTDEELNLLQMWFEPEERGLEPSYEITRFDVDALARQWTPVVSTDASDHVAKIHQDMTIYLTDLAIGETRSYETTSTRRMFLFVIDGDIQVGDETELHKRDSARITELSKLEVRATSPSRLMLIDLP, encoded by the coding sequence ATGATTGAGGTATACCCAGCTGATTCGCGGTTTCACGCCGAGCACGACTGGCTTCGTTCCAATTTTAGCTTTTCGTTTGGCCCCTACTACAATCCGGATAATACCCGCTTCGGTCCAATGCGCGTGTTGAATGACGATTTTATTGCGCCGCAGAAGGGGTTTGGCGCACACCCACACAGTGACATGGAGGTCGTCTCCATCGTCCTGACTGGCAAGTTGCGGCACCAGGACAATTTGGGCAATGTCGGTGTCACGTCGTGGGGTGAAATTCAGCGGATGACGGCAGGTCGTGGCATCATTCACACGGAATACAGCGCTTCGACGGATGAAGAGCTCAACTTGTTACAAATGTGGTTTGAGCCGGAGGAGCGGGGACTTGAGCCCTCTTACGAAATCACGCGTTTTGATGTGGACGCGCTGGCTCGGCAGTGGACGCCGGTCGTCTCGACAGACGCATCCGATCACGTCGCGAAAATCCACCAGGACATGACGATTTATCTCACTGACTTGGCGATTGGCGAGACGAGGAGCTATGAGACAACCTCGACGCGTCGAATGTTTCTGTTTGTCATCGACGGTGATATCCAGGTGGGCGACGAGACAGAACTGCACAAGCGGGACTCCGCTCGGATTACGGAACTGTCAAAACTTGAAGTCCGCGCGACATCGCCGTCCCGGTTGATGCTCATTGACTTGCCATAG
- a CDS encoding ATP-grasp domain-containing protein, translating to METIVFLGCQRSGSSREAIQAAKELGYHTVLLTDRKSFVEEARDFPDVDEMIYTDLAHEAKVRRVIQSLRNNGRDLQAITSFVEPNVSRAARLHNQFCGGRLSANAMAVMEDKVKTRAALAGTPYNVRYLVYDGRRPIEQVVRRIGWYPVVMKRPGSAGSKDVIRAFSPQQCRHRIRQLTAKHPFGRILIEEYIRGPQYLVEVLVQRRTIHIVAIVEQHMLKHEGRMIVAGYAVLIRPPRELLDSLREAVKDVVMKLGFEHGPCHIELRRRGDAWKVIEINPRMSGSAMNRMIELAYGVNLAEQTLKLMVGQSIDLRGRTRQHVYTQFVTVNQTGILESVEGRARAERVPGVRVVSIKPRKGDKVQRPKSMGHRYAYVIASDEDSLDFAREAAARAAGYLHFTVRESGRAR from the coding sequence ATGGAAACCATTGTGTTCCTAGGTTGTCAGAGGAGCGGATCGAGTAGGGAAGCCATTCAAGCCGCGAAGGAATTAGGCTATCATACGGTGCTCTTGACGGATAGGAAGTCGTTTGTCGAAGAAGCGCGCGACTTTCCGGATGTCGACGAGATGATATATACGGATTTGGCGCACGAGGCGAAGGTGCGACGCGTCATTCAATCCTTGCGGAACAATGGGCGCGACCTGCAGGCCATTACGAGTTTTGTCGAACCGAACGTCTCGCGCGCCGCGCGTTTGCACAACCAGTTTTGCGGTGGGCGGTTGTCGGCAAACGCGATGGCGGTGATGGAAGACAAGGTCAAGACGCGTGCAGCATTGGCGGGTACGCCGTATAACGTGAGGTATCTCGTCTACGATGGACGGCGCCCCATTGAACAGGTGGTTCGGCGGATCGGTTGGTATCCGGTGGTGATGAAGCGGCCGGGATCAGCGGGATCGAAAGATGTCATCCGGGCATTTTCCCCGCAGCAATGCAGGCACCGCATTCGCCAGTTGACTGCGAAGCATCCTTTCGGGCGAATTCTCATTGAAGAATATATTCGTGGGCCGCAGTACCTTGTAGAGGTTCTGGTGCAACGGCGAACCATTCATATCGTTGCGATTGTCGAGCAGCACATGTTGAAGCATGAAGGGCGAATGATTGTAGCGGGGTATGCCGTTCTCATCCGGCCACCGCGCGAGTTGCTCGACAGTTTGCGCGAGGCGGTGAAGGACGTTGTCATGAAGCTCGGATTCGAGCACGGACCGTGTCATATCGAACTGCGCCGCCGCGGTGATGCGTGGAAGGTCATTGAAATCAATCCACGGATGTCGGGAAGCGCGATGAATCGGATGATTGAACTGGCCTATGGGGTCAATCTCGCCGAGCAGACGCTGAAATTGATGGTCGGGCAATCGATTGATTTGCGGGGGCGGACGCGGCAACACGTTTACACCCAGTTTGTCACTGTAAATCAAACAGGTATCCTGGAGTCGGTTGAAGGTCGGGCGCGCGCCGAGCGAGTGCCGGGGGTTCGAGTGGTATCGATTAAGCCGCGCAAAGGGGATAAAGTTCAGCGCCCGAAGTCGATGGGGCATCGTTATGCGTATGTCATCGCTTCGGATGAAGACTCGTTGGACTTTGCACGCGAAGCTGCAGCGCGCGCGGCGGGTTATCTTCATTTTACAGTGCGAGAAAGCGGGCGTGCGCGATGA
- a CDS encoding YheC/YheD family endospore coat-associated protein, which produces MTEKPRIGYLHIRRDPEKVRKLYAFQAVAKMEGALLFYFSPRRIDLASKTVQGLVYENGRYRERTMPFPDVVYNDRTPQDGVGAKLVEAMLETVPVTSHSVGNKLTVYRRILSGRVFADYLIPSRRVGDGRDVIDYADQHGKIVVKPVSGRQGKGIFYIRRQAAANRQSARYRVTESGVTQFYTASELTSAMNLRLRTTDYLMQPFIVSQTKDGVTYDFRIHVQKDKTGDWTLTAVYPRMASANGVIPNLSSGGYTMFPQLFFQREFGARSSAMFAELADFGIGLARHLERVSGQSYDELGIDVGIDERRRLWLYEVNWRPGPPPIWNIELDVVRNAVGYAMYLAGVRQRARR; this is translated from the coding sequence ATGACGGAGAAACCGCGAATTGGCTACTTGCATATTCGGCGAGATCCGGAAAAGGTTCGGAAATTGTACGCGTTTCAGGCTGTGGCGAAGATGGAGGGCGCGTTGTTGTTCTATTTTTCCCCTCGGCGGATTGACTTGGCTTCAAAGACCGTTCAAGGGCTTGTTTATGAGAATGGGCGTTATCGCGAGCGCACCATGCCGTTTCCAGACGTCGTCTACAACGACAGGACGCCGCAGGATGGCGTTGGGGCGAAGCTGGTCGAGGCGATGCTCGAAACGGTTCCTGTGACCAGTCATTCGGTCGGCAACAAGCTCACCGTGTATCGGCGGATTTTGTCTGGAAGGGTATTTGCGGATTACCTGATTCCGTCTCGGCGGGTGGGGGACGGTCGGGATGTGATTGACTATGCGGACCAGCACGGGAAAATCGTCGTCAAACCAGTGTCAGGTCGACAGGGTAAGGGGATTTTCTATATTCGGCGGCAAGCGGCAGCAAATCGGCAATCTGCTCGCTATCGGGTGACAGAGTCAGGTGTCACGCAGTTCTATACGGCGTCCGAATTGACGTCGGCGATGAATCTGCGCCTGCGGACGACGGACTATTTGATGCAGCCGTTCATCGTCTCACAGACCAAAGATGGTGTCACGTACGATTTTCGGATTCACGTGCAAAAGGATAAGACAGGGGATTGGACGTTGACCGCGGTCTATCCGCGCATGGCTAGCGCGAACGGCGTCATTCCGAATCTCAGCAGCGGTGGCTACACGATGTTCCCGCAATTATTTTTTCAGCGTGAGTTTGGCGCCCGGTCGTCTGCGATGTTTGCCGAATTAGCTGATTTTGGCATTGGGCTGGCGCGTCATTTAGAGCGCGTATCCGGGCAATCGTATGACGAGTTGGGCATTGATGTCGGAATTGACGAACGTCGTCGCCTGTGGCTCTACGAAGTCAACTGGCGGCCGGGGCCACCGCCGATTTGGAATATCGAACTCGACGTGGTTCGCAACGCGGTTGGTTACGCCATGTACTTGGCTGGAGTCAGGCAGCGCGCGAGAAGATAG
- a CDS encoding rhamnulokinase — protein sequence MMNLLAIDLGASSGRVMRASFNGATLSLQEVRRFRNQPVYIADRMYTNLYSIYQEMKWGIAEVVKTHGQVAALGIDSWAVDYGLVDSNGHLLDLPRHYRDGRNVSAMAEVVDKLGKAELFLRTGIQLQPFNTLYQLYAMKRENENLLSAAHKLLLIPDLLNFFLCGEIAAEFTNATTTQLMCAGLREWDRELMAQLQLPDGLLPSIVPAGSALGYVRDRELLRMGPVSSTRVIHTTSHDTACAVVSVPTDGQHYAYISSGTWSLMGTVVAEPMINELTEQLNFTNEGGLGNYRLLKNVMGLWLIQETQRVLESVGEQADIERLIHRARMAEPFQFLFNPDDVRLLQPENMPDTIRQICVETGQTPPTDAGSLVRGIFESLALKYRMVLDELELVTGRHYAAVHIVGGGSQNQLLSQFTANATARMVVAGPSEASAMGNVLVQLLALGEIATPSDMTELVIRSVEPVTYAPRDVDLWESAYAKFQRIVEKQAESQRLSI from the coding sequence ATGATGAACTTACTAGCCATTGACTTAGGCGCGTCCTCTGGAAGGGTCATGCGTGCATCGTTCAATGGTGCCACGTTAAGCTTGCAAGAGGTCAGGCGATTTCGAAATCAACCGGTTTATATTGCTGATCGGATGTACACGAATCTCTATTCCATTTATCAAGAGATGAAGTGGGGCATCGCCGAAGTCGTCAAAACGCACGGCCAAGTGGCGGCGTTAGGAATTGACAGCTGGGCGGTCGATTATGGGCTTGTCGACAGTAACGGCCACTTGTTAGATCTGCCGAGGCACTACCGCGACGGGCGCAATGTGTCTGCGATGGCTGAGGTGGTGGACAAACTCGGAAAAGCGGAACTGTTTTTGCGGACAGGAATTCAGTTGCAGCCATTCAATACGCTGTATCAATTGTATGCGATGAAGCGCGAGAATGAGAATCTATTGTCTGCTGCACACAAACTGTTGCTCATCCCCGACCTCTTGAATTTCTTCCTGTGTGGTGAAATTGCGGCGGAGTTCACGAATGCCACGACGACGCAGTTGATGTGCGCGGGGTTGCGCGAGTGGGATCGAGAATTAATGGCGCAGCTTCAGTTGCCGGATGGGCTCTTGCCTTCGATTGTACCCGCTGGAAGCGCTTTAGGTTATGTGCGAGATCGAGAACTATTGCGTATGGGGCCGGTATCGTCGACGCGCGTGATTCATACCACCTCTCATGATACCGCTTGTGCTGTTGTTTCCGTGCCGACGGATGGACAGCACTACGCTTACATCAGTTCTGGCACTTGGTCTCTGATGGGCACTGTCGTTGCGGAGCCGATGATTAATGAATTGACGGAACAGTTGAACTTCACTAATGAAGGCGGCTTAGGGAATTATCGACTGCTCAAAAATGTCATGGGACTGTGGTTGATTCAAGAGACGCAGCGCGTACTCGAGTCGGTTGGAGAGCAGGCGGACATTGAGCGGTTGATTCATCGTGCTCGCATGGCAGAACCGTTTCAGTTTCTGTTTAATCCCGACGATGTACGGCTGTTGCAGCCTGAAAATATGCCGGATACCATTCGGCAAATCTGCGTCGAGACTGGGCAAACCCCACCAACCGACGCAGGGTCACTGGTCCGTGGCATTTTCGAATCCCTGGCGCTGAAATACCGCATGGTCCTGGACGAACTGGAACTGGTGACCGGGCGGCATTATGCGGCGGTGCACATCGTCGGGGGCGGATCGCAAAATCAACTGCTGTCCCAGTTCACCGCCAATGCGACCGCGCGCATGGTGGTAGCCGGCCCGAGTGAAGCCAGTGCAATGGGCAATGTGTTGGTGCAACTCTTGGCACTCGGTGAAATTGCGACGCCATCGGACATGACGGAACTCGTCATTCGCTCAGTCGAGCCTGTGACCTACGCGCCGCGGGACGTCGATTTGTGGGAATCCGCGTACGCCAAGTTCCAGCGGATTGTCGAAAAGCAAGCGGAGTCTCAAAGACTATCGATATAA
- a CDS encoding bifunctional rhamnulose-1-phosphate aldolase/short-chain dehydrogenase yields the protein MLTMDKLAGLEELVTRSNKLGADRSVCNWGGGNTSVKSKAIDHMGREINVLWVKGSGSDLAEATERSFTALRLDEVLPLFERDAMSDEEMVSYLAQCMLDSKHPRSSIETLLHAFIPYPHVDHTHPDSIISLCCSDNGRAIADEIFGSRAVWVPYIRPGFQLSKMIGEAVRNHPECELVLMEKHGLITWGNTSDECYANTIRIIEEVADYIATRVQPDNLFGGAKYDVLPENERTEIAAAVLPTIRGTVSEYQHAILTYDAGDDILQFVCSSDAGTLSQIGAACPDHLVHTKRKPLYVDWDPRTKDVTLLKEKLRAQLKAYKEEYIAYYEKNVDLDVPMHDPYPRIILIPGIGAIGTGKNKKMANVAIALYRRAVSVMKGATTLGNFVSLGEKESFDVEYWPLELYKLSLAPPEKELARKVALITGGAGGIGGATARRMASEGAHVVLADLAYPSAVDLAGQINAEFGEGTAIGVLLDVTDEAKVAAAFRDAVLEYGGVDIFVSNAGLASSSPLVETSLQDWNRNIDVLGTGYFLTSREAFRVMIEQQLGGSVIFVTSKNAIYAGKDAAGYSAAKALEGHLARCLAVEGGPHGIRVNAVLPDAVLRGSNIWNSAWREERARAYGIAPDELEAHYRKRTLLNVNITTDDIAQGILFFASPRSAKTTGCMLTIDGGVAAAFPR from the coding sequence ATGTTGACGATGGACAAATTGGCTGGATTAGAGGAACTGGTCACGAGGTCAAACAAACTCGGCGCCGATAGGAGTGTCTGCAATTGGGGAGGTGGCAACACGTCTGTAAAGTCGAAGGCCATCGACCATATGGGCCGCGAAATCAACGTGTTGTGGGTGAAGGGCAGCGGCTCAGACTTGGCGGAGGCGACCGAGCGGAGTTTTACAGCGCTTCGCTTGGACGAAGTACTGCCACTCTTTGAACGCGACGCCATGTCCGACGAGGAAATGGTCTCGTATCTCGCACAGTGCATGTTGGATAGCAAGCACCCGCGCTCTTCGATTGAGACGTTGCTGCACGCGTTTATCCCGTATCCCCATGTCGATCACACCCACCCGGATAGCATCATCTCGCTTTGCTGCAGTGACAATGGGCGCGCCATCGCCGATGAGATATTTGGTTCTCGCGCGGTTTGGGTTCCCTATATCCGCCCAGGGTTTCAGTTGTCGAAGATGATTGGCGAGGCCGTGCGAAACCACCCCGAGTGCGAATTGGTGCTCATGGAGAAACACGGTCTGATTACCTGGGGCAATACCTCCGACGAGTGCTATGCGAACACCATTCGCATCATTGAAGAAGTCGCGGATTATATCGCAACACGGGTACAGCCCGACAACTTGTTTGGTGGGGCGAAATACGACGTGTTGCCGGAGAATGAGCGCACCGAGATTGCCGCTGCGGTGTTGCCGACCATTCGCGGGACGGTGTCTGAGTATCAACATGCCATCCTGACGTATGACGCTGGGGACGATATTCTGCAGTTTGTATGCAGTAGCGACGCCGGGACATTGTCGCAAATCGGTGCGGCTTGTCCGGACCACCTCGTCCATACCAAGCGGAAGCCGCTCTATGTCGATTGGGACCCGAGGACGAAAGATGTCACGCTGTTAAAAGAGAAACTCCGGGCTCAATTGAAGGCGTACAAGGAAGAGTACATCGCGTACTACGAAAAAAATGTCGATCTCGACGTCCCCATGCACGACCCGTATCCGCGCATCATTCTCATTCCGGGAATTGGCGCAATTGGAACGGGTAAGAACAAAAAGATGGCGAATGTGGCGATTGCGCTGTATCGACGCGCCGTGTCTGTGATGAAGGGCGCGACGACACTCGGGAACTTTGTGTCACTCGGCGAAAAGGAATCGTTTGACGTCGAGTATTGGCCGCTTGAATTATACAAACTCTCGCTTGCTCCGCCGGAAAAGGAGTTGGCTCGCAAGGTCGCTTTGATTACCGGTGGCGCTGGCGGGATTGGCGGGGCCACGGCTCGCAGAATGGCGAGTGAAGGGGCTCACGTCGTGTTGGCCGACTTGGCATATCCATCGGCTGTTGACTTGGCCGGGCAAATCAATGCGGAATTCGGCGAAGGGACGGCTATCGGCGTGTTGCTCGACGTCACGGACGAAGCGAAGGTGGCGGCGGCATTCCGCGACGCGGTGCTTGAATACGGCGGAGTGGATATTTTTGTCTCGAACGCCGGGCTCGCCAGTTCCTCTCCGCTCGTCGAGACGTCGTTACAGGATTGGAACCGCAACATCGACGTCTTGGGCACAGGGTATTTCTTGACGAGTCGCGAGGCGTTTCGGGTGATGATAGAGCAACAACTGGGCGGGTCCGTGATTTTTGTGACGTCGAAGAATGCGATTTACGCCGGTAAAGACGCTGCAGGATACAGTGCGGCCAAGGCGCTGGAGGGACACCTTGCGCGCTGCTTGGCGGTCGAGGGCGGGCCGCATGGGATTCGCGTCAATGCTGTTCTGCCGGATGCGGTGCTGCGGGGATCGAATATTTGGAACTCGGCTTGGCGAGAAGAGCGGGCGCGCGCCTACGGGATTGCGCCGGATGAACTGGAAGCGCATTATCGCAAACGCACGTTGTTGAACGTGAACATTACCACGGATGACATTGCGCAAGGCATTTTGTTCTTTGCCTCGCCGAGATCAGCGAAGACGACCGGTTGTATGTTGACGATTGATGGTGGGGTGGCGGCCGCTTTTCCGCGGTAA
- the rhaI gene encoding L-rhamnose isomerase — MSQWSDRAYALFEEQQRDRGIDLAWVKEKLVRLQIETPSWGYGDSGTRFKVFQKVGVPRNPYEKFDDAAEVHRLTGACEAVAIHIPWDKVSDYQELKSYAESVGLKIGAVNPNLFQDDDYMLGSVTNANASIRRKAVDHLLECVDIMKQVGSNALSLWFADGTNYPGQGHLRRRKRWLQEALEETYRALSPDMKMLIEYKFFEPGFYHTDVADWGMSFQAAQKLGPQAEVLVDTGHHALGTNVEHIVSYLLDEGKLGGFHFNSRKYADDDLIVGSSNPYELFLIFYQILDAHLDEDVKVRETAENIAYMIDQSHAIEPKIPAMIRSICNIQTQYAKALLINHAELKEKQENNDVLGAENALRTAFEIDVTPLLLAVREERGLPPDPMRAFLESGYQERIAKRGVGGSSW, encoded by the coding sequence ATGAGTCAATGGAGCGACCGGGCGTACGCGTTGTTTGAGGAACAGCAGCGGGATAGAGGAATCGATTTGGCATGGGTGAAGGAAAAGCTCGTCCGTCTCCAGATTGAGACGCCGTCGTGGGGATACGGGGATTCTGGGACGCGGTTTAAAGTGTTTCAAAAAGTGGGTGTCCCGAGAAATCCCTATGAAAAATTCGACGATGCTGCAGAGGTTCATCGGCTGACAGGGGCGTGTGAAGCGGTGGCTATTCACATTCCCTGGGATAAAGTGAGCGATTATCAGGAGCTGAAATCCTATGCAGAATCGGTTGGCCTGAAAATTGGCGCTGTCAATCCGAATTTGTTTCAGGACGATGACTACATGTTGGGCAGCGTGACGAATGCCAATGCGTCGATTCGCAGGAAAGCTGTCGATCACCTCCTGGAATGCGTCGATATTATGAAACAAGTGGGCTCGAATGCATTGAGCCTGTGGTTTGCGGACGGCACGAACTACCCCGGACAAGGGCACTTGCGCCGCCGTAAGCGGTGGTTGCAGGAGGCGCTGGAGGAGACGTACCGGGCGCTATCTCCGGACATGAAAATGTTGATTGAGTACAAATTTTTTGAACCGGGATTTTATCATACGGATGTCGCCGATTGGGGCATGTCATTTCAAGCCGCGCAGAAACTCGGACCTCAGGCGGAGGTGTTGGTCGATACGGGCCATCATGCGCTTGGCACGAATGTCGAGCACATTGTCTCCTATTTGTTGGACGAAGGGAAATTGGGCGGATTTCACTTTAATAGCCGGAAGTATGCTGACGATGATCTAATTGTGGGTTCCAGCAATCCGTATGAGTTGTTCTTGATTTTCTATCAAATCTTGGATGCTCATCTCGATGAAGATGTAAAGGTTCGCGAGACGGCGGAGAATATCGCGTATATGATTGACCAGAGTCACGCGATTGAGCCAAAGATCCCGGCGATGATTCGCTCTATCTGCAACATTCAGACGCAGTATGCGAAGGCGTTGCTGATTAATCACGCCGAACTCAAGGAGAAACAGGAGAACAATGACGTGTTAGGCGCGGAGAACGCGCTGCGCACTGCGTTTGAAATCGATGTGACACCCCTGTTGCTCGCTGTGCGCGAGGAAAGAGGATTGCCGCCTGATCCGATGCGTGCGTTTTTGGAGAGCGGCTACCAGGAACGGATTGCAAAGCGGGGGGTAGGCGGCAGCAGTTGGTGA
- a CDS encoding MFS transporter translates to MADYNAVVAEDDHPVTRQQWKWTAVASMANYIDAGSIVAGGSGLTLWTAQFHMGNTLVGMLGAFSSNAISAGVGALIGGRICDVYGRKKIYAWDLLVYAFGILWIVFAMKAWMLFVGYVIVGLAVGADVPASWTLIAELAPRKSRGKLSGFAQVLWNMGPVITLLLALALSRLGLLGIRLLFVHLLILAIITWFMRRGVVESDRWKAAVEKERKSQTSRRVSNARAPRSGFRELVSSRANVGALVFCILMYGLWNLVAGTNGFFLPYILQTVGSESQATSVELQCFNFLLTVLATILVFMPLNDRVNRRLLFTISSVLQVVAFLLFVFFHLNTWIALANIILYGIGFGFGQQPFFQLWSGELFPTRLRSTAQGFMFAVVRIGLGLWSFVVPVLTATGFHTLALILTLMLVVSGLIGIIFAPKTEGKSLEQIEAERSKGASPLSPSDYVSPSN, encoded by the coding sequence ATGGCTGATTATAACGCCGTTGTCGCTGAAGATGACCATCCCGTAACCAGACAGCAGTGGAAGTGGACTGCTGTCGCCTCTATGGCAAATTACATCGACGCGGGCTCCATTGTCGCAGGTGGGTCCGGGTTGACCCTTTGGACAGCACAGTTTCACATGGGCAATACACTCGTCGGAATGCTTGGTGCGTTTAGTTCCAACGCAATTTCTGCTGGTGTCGGCGCACTCATTGGCGGGCGAATTTGCGACGTCTATGGACGGAAGAAGATCTATGCGTGGGATTTGTTGGTATACGCATTCGGAATTCTCTGGATTGTGTTTGCGATGAAAGCTTGGATGCTCTTTGTCGGGTACGTAATTGTTGGACTCGCTGTCGGGGCGGACGTTCCGGCCTCTTGGACGCTGATTGCGGAGCTCGCACCGCGAAAGTCGCGCGGAAAGTTAAGCGGTTTCGCGCAGGTCTTGTGGAATATGGGCCCAGTCATCACCTTGTTGTTAGCGCTTGCTTTGTCTCGCCTGGGGCTACTTGGAATTCGATTGCTGTTCGTTCACTTATTGATTCTCGCTATCATTACTTGGTTTATGCGTAGAGGCGTCGTCGAGTCTGACCGGTGGAAAGCTGCAGTGGAAAAAGAACGGAAGTCGCAAACGTCGCGTCGCGTATCCAATGCGCGGGCGCCTCGAAGCGGGTTCCGGGAATTGGTCTCGTCTCGTGCGAATGTGGGCGCGCTGGTGTTCTGTATCTTGATGTATGGATTATGGAACCTCGTGGCAGGGACCAACGGCTTCTTCTTGCCTTATATCTTGCAGACCGTTGGGTCGGAATCGCAGGCGACAAGCGTTGAATTACAGTGTTTCAACTTCTTATTGACGGTGCTTGCGACCATTCTTGTCTTTATGCCATTGAATGACCGCGTGAACCGCAGACTTCTGTTTACCATCTCATCGGTGCTTCAAGTGGTCGCATTTCTTCTATTTGTGTTCTTCCATTTAAATACGTGGATTGCACTTGCGAACATCATCCTCTATGGAATTGGCTTCGGCTTTGGGCAACAGCCATTTTTCCAGCTCTGGTCTGGCGAGTTATTCCCGACGCGGTTGCGCAGTACTGCGCAAGGGTTCATGTTTGCGGTCGTCCGCATCGGTCTCGGGCTGTGGAGTTTTGTGGTGCCCGTACTGACGGCCACCGGGTTCCACACGCTGGCGTTAATCCTCACATTGATGCTTGTCGTCAGCGGTCTCATTGGCATTATCTTCGCACCCAAAACGGAAGGAAAATCGCTTGAACAAATTGAGGCAGAGCGGTCCAAGGGCGCCTCTCCCCTATCGCCAAGTGATTATGTGTCGCCGTCGAACTGA
- a CDS encoding sensory rhodopsin transducer → MIGKTTWVIADGYLPTNSTGNQVSHEAVCVLNLTPDEAVIQLTVYFEDRDPLAGFTCLCGAQRTNHIRLDRLVNDAGEQIPRGVPYALKIDSTVPVIVQHSRMDTSQEALALFTTMGYSG, encoded by the coding sequence ATGATTGGCAAGACGACATGGGTGATTGCGGATGGGTATCTACCTACGAATAGTACGGGGAATCAGGTGAGCCACGAGGCGGTTTGCGTACTAAACCTGACGCCAGATGAGGCTGTCATCCAGTTGACGGTGTATTTTGAGGATAGAGATCCGCTAGCAGGGTTCACCTGCTTGTGCGGCGCGCAAAGAACAAATCATATTCGTTTGGACAGATTGGTCAACGACGCTGGAGAGCAGATTCCACGTGGGGTTCCATATGCGTTGAAAATCGATTCCACTGTGCCCGTCATCGTGCAACACAGTCGAATGGACACATCGCAAGAGGCGCTCGCGTTGTTTACGACGATGGGGTATTCGGGATAA